Proteins from one Sphaerodactylus townsendi isolate TG3544 unplaced genomic scaffold, MPM_Stown_v2.3 scaffold_24, whole genome shotgun sequence genomic window:
- the LOC125425262 gene encoding zinc finger protein 420-like, giving the protein MPGVWKSLHRSDHLTSHQRSHKGEKPYKCLECGKAGRSGILISHQKMHKGEKPRKCLVCGKTFHHSISLTRQQRIHTWEKPYKCPECGKHFSDSGSLTSHQRIHTGEKPYKCLVCGRSFRQSGSRNSHQRIHTGEKPYKCLECGKAFSRSDHLASHQKSHKGEKPYKCLECGKAFGHSGLLTSHHRIHTGEKPYKCLECGKAFSQSGKLTYHQRIHTGEKPYKCLECGKAFGQSGQLTSHHRIHTGEKPYKCLECGKAYIHSTSLTKHQRIHTGEKPYKCLECGKAFSRSDLLASHQRSHKGEKPYKCLECGKAFSRSDHLASHQKSHKGEKPYKCLECGKAFGQSGQLTSHHRIHTGEKPYKCLECGKAFIHSTSLTKHQRIHTGEKPYKGLECGKAFSRSDLLASHQRSHKGEKPYKCLECGKAFRQSDSCNSHQRVHTGEKPYKCLECGKAFSRSGKLTSHQRIHTGEKPYKCLECGRAFSRSDHLTSHQITHKGEKPHKCFECGAAFKHSGSLTYHQRIHTGQKP; this is encoded by the exons atgcctggagtgtggaaaagccttca TCGGAGTGAccaccttacttcccatcaaagaagtCACaagggggagaaaccatacaaatgcctggagtgtggaaaagccggTCGGAGTGGAAtccttatttcccatcaaaaaatgcacaaaggggagaaaccacGCAAATGCCTGGTCTGTGGAAAAACTTTCCACCACAGCATAAGTCTTACTAGACAGCAGAGGATTCACACATGGGAGAAACCCTATAAATGTCCAGAGTGTGGCAAACACTTCAGTGACAGTGGAAgccttacttcacatcagagaattcacacaggagagaaaccatacaaatgtctGGTGTGTGGAAGAAGCTTTAGACAGAGTGGAAGCCGtaattcccatcaaagaattcacacaggtgagaaaccatacaaatgcctggagtgtggaaaagccttcagtcggaGTGACCACCTTGCTTCCCATCAAAAAAGtcacaaaggggagaaaccatacaaatgcctggagtgtggaaaagccttcggTCATAGTGGACTACTTACTTCCCATCACAgaattcatacaggagagaaaccatacaagtgcctggagtgtggaaaagccttcagtcagagTGGGAAACTTACttaccatcaaagaattcacacag gggagaaaccatacaagtgcctggagtgtggaaaagcctttggTCAGAGTGGACAACTTACTTCCCATCACAgaattcatacaggagagaaaccatacaaatgcctggagtgtggaaaagcctacATTCACAGCACAAGTCTTACTAAAcaccagaggattcacacaggggagaaaccatacaaatgcctggagtgtggaaaagccttcagtcggaGTGACCTCCTTGCTTCCCATCAAAGAAGtcacaaaggggagaaaccatacaaatgcctggagtgtggaaaagccttcagtcggaGTGACCACCTTGCTTCCCATCAAAAAAGtcacaaaggggagaaaccatacaagtgcctggagtgtggaaaagcctttggTCAGAGTGGACAACTTACTTCCCATCACAgaattcatacaggagagaaaccatacaaatgcctggagtgtggaaaagccttcattcacagcacaagtcttactaaacaccagaggattcacacaggggagaaaccatacaaaggcctggagtgtggaaaagccttcagtcggaGTGACCTCCTTGCTTCCCATCAAAGAAGtcacaaaggggagaaaccatacaaatgcctggagtgtggaaaagccttcagacaGAGTGATAGCTGTAATTCCCATCAaagagttcacacaggggagaaaccatacaaatgtctggagtgtggaaaagccttcagtcggaGTGGAaaacttacttcccatcaaagaattcacacaggggagaaaccatacaaatgcctggagtgtggaagaGCCTTCAGTCGGAGTGAccaccttacttcccatcaaataactcacaaaggagagaaaccacataaatgcttCGAGTGTGGAGCAGCCTTCAAGCACAGTGGCAGCCTCACttaccatcaaagaattcatactGGGCAGAAACCATAG